A section of the Choristoneura fumiferana chromosome 5, NRCan_CFum_1, whole genome shotgun sequence genome encodes:
- the SAK gene encoding polo like kinase SAK has translation MSVFGERIEDYEIFEHLGKGGFAHVYRAKCRKSNIFVAIKMIDKALMANAGMIGRVRQEVTIHSRLKHPAILELYTFFEDVHYVYLVLELAHNGELARHFKLSNRGLSEKAAADIFRQVVSGVLYLHSHNIIHRDLSLNNLLLTKDHEVKIADFGLATQLNGPDEKHVTMCGTPNYISPEVASRELHGLPADVWGLGCLLYTLLVGSPPFHTQHVKTTLNKVIQADYKIPTEVSIQAQDILQKLLCKDPTKRITLKEIIDHPFVNHTVAAPCIHRQDYSRDSGFITTLHSTQHSSKTRNEDKIGLDYLEMCKELNTPASINREVRPTSVNVFSGLQQNLSAHSNGCNFRVCGGNENVLSNHNDIKNQLSNDFAQKLGIASNGSGTSFSDNLKKKDKIPEDEVRFETADENKENVPKVCKVNSNVLSVPPLCADRLPVISHKTRNAILKIETTGVIVEFIKRKGKDREEKVVEICKISKDGMKIIIYLTDNNKDKPNLNLEHNPKPDEIFSYHNLPQKHWKKYLYASRFVDLVKAKTPKITLYSTLAKCQLMENGSDIELFFYNGEKVTYSSVDGLKIIDKNLKTHHNIGACPELKHLTDHFEECSNRMKRIQNALSCISDECFPLIIGKRPSVMNVASPCQGSVNCNFSTPNWNLGSFHRTAASSTQAPSDYNIK, from the coding sequence ATGAGTGTATTTGGGGAGAGGATTGAAGACTATGAAATATTTGAACATCTAGGTAAAGGTGGGTTTGCCCATGTCTACAGAGCAAAATGTCGGAAATCAAATATATTTGTTGCTATCAAAATGATAGACAAAGCCTTAATGGCAAATGCTGGGATGATTGGACGAGTGAGACAAGAGGTCACCATACACTCACGCTTAAAGCATCCAGCTATTTTAGAACTGTACACTTTCTTTGAAGATGtacattatgtttatttagtaTTAGAATTAGCACATAATGGTGAGTTAGCACGACACTTTAAGTTAAGTAATCGTGGCCTTTCTGAAAAAGCAGCTGCTGATATTTTCAGACAGGTTGTGAGTGGAGTACTGTATCTGCATTCGCATAATATAATACATAGAGATCTATCACTCAATAACTTGCTGCTGACTAAAGACCATGAAGTAAAGATTGCTGATTTTGGTTTAGCAACACAATTGAATGGGCCTGATGAAAAACATGTAACCATGTGCGGAACTCCCAATTACATTTCTCCAGAGGTGGCTTCCAGAGAACTCCATGGATTGCCAGCTGATGTGTGGGGCCTTGGATGCTTACTGTACACTTTGCTAGTAGGCAGTCCTCCATTTCACACTCAGCATGTGAAAACAACACTAAATAAAGTGATACAAGCTGATTACAAAATTCCTACAGAGGTCTCCATCCAAGCCCAAGATATTTTGCAAAAACTTTTATGTAAAGATCCAACTAAAAGAATAACACTGAAAGAAATCATTGATCACCCATTTGTAAATCATACTGTTGCTGCACCTTGTATTCATAGACAAGATTATTCAAGGGACTCGGGCTTCATCACAACTTTGCACAGCACccaacacagtagcaaaacaagaaatgaagacAAAATAGGCTTGGACTACCTAGAAATGTGCAAAGAACTTAATACTCCAGCCTCAATCAATAGAGAAGTAAGACCAACCTCTGTTAATGTATTTTCTGGATTGCAACAGAACCTGTCTGCTCACAGCAATGGTTGTAACTTCAGAGTTTGTGGTGGAAATGAAAATGTACTTTCTAAccataatgatattaaaaatcAGTTAAGTAATGATTTTGCTCAAAAGCTTGGTATTGCTTCCAATGGAAGTGGCACATCTTTTtcagataatttaaaaaagaaagataaaATTCCTGAAGACGAAGTAAGATTTGAGACTGCTGATGAAAATAAGGAAAATGTGCCAAAAGTATGCAAGGTTAATTCCAATGTTTTAAGCGTGCCCCCATTGTGTGCTGACAGACTGCCAGTGATATCACACAAAACCAGAAATgcaatattaaaaatagaaacTACTGGTGTGATTGTAGAATTTATCAAAAGAAAGGGTAAAGATAGGGaagaaaaagttgttgaaatttgtaaaatatctaaagatggcatgaaaataataatctatTTGACTGACAATAATAAGGATAAACCTAATCTGAATCTAGAACATAATCCTAAACCAGATGAAATATTTTCATACCACAATTTACCTCaaaaacattggaaaaaatatttgtatgcatCCCGTTTTGTTGATCTTGTAAAGGCAAAAACACCCAAGATAACATTGTACTCTACATTAGCCAAGTGCCAGCTTATGGAAAATGGGAGTGATAttgagttgtttttttataatggcGAAAAGGTAACTTACAGCTCTGTTGATGGTCTTAAGATAATTGATAAAAACCTGAAAACCCATCACAACATTGGTGCATGTCCTGAATTAAAACACCTAACTGATCACTTTGAAGAGTGTTCAAATAGGATGAAGCGCATACAGAATGCACTGTCTTGTATCTCTGATGAATGTTTCCCCCTGATAATAGGAAAGAGACCATCTGTTATGAATGTGGCATCTCCATGCCAAGGTTCTGTTAATTGCAACTTTAGCACTCCAAATTGGAATCTGGGATCATTTCACCGCACAGCAGCTAGTTCCACTCAAGCACCTAGCGACTACAACATAAAGTAG